One Chanodichthys erythropterus isolate Z2021 chromosome 10, ASM2448905v1, whole genome shotgun sequence DNA segment encodes these proteins:
- the LOC137028968 gene encoding long-chain fatty acid transport protein 6 isoform X1: protein MMSWAISTLAVGIVTLLVFQRKFYPYFWDDLMYYVKVRRVGRAMMARMKRGVVTYLQCFELQARNIPEKTFIVFEEQILTYRDVDVRSNRFANVLKSHCGLKHGDIVALLMNNEADFICVWFGLCKLGCEVAFLNFNIKSQSLQHCLHSCGAKALVIGSDLMKSLDEVLLMLTDTGMDVWVAAESSTQKNVRTLLDKLESASPEKPVVDAPQPNLMSNFLYIFTSGTTGLPKAARISHIKAVMCMAFLRLCGAHASDKVYLTLPLYHMSASLLGIGGCIDLGATCVLKRKFSASQFWKDCLKYDITVFQYIGELCRYLVNQPKTAEDVAHNVRLAAGSGLRADVWKEFVRRFGKIQIREAYGLTEASIGFVNYTDEIGPIGRASYFNKLSLPFEFLKCDPQTYEPIRTDTRHCIKVSKGEAGLLVAPVMFTNPFLGYAGDKAMSERKLLRDVFKMGDVYFNTGDLMLQDHRDFVYFKDRIGDTFRWKGENVSTTEVSEVLGCLDFLLDVSVYGVTVPGYEGRAGMAAVVLKDGHGLDGEKLYGHLLHTLPPYAWPWFLRVQTSLDMTDTFKQQKGRLVQQGFSPHAVQQPLYFLDASQETYTPLTAQVYDDIVSGKKRL, encoded by the exons ATGATGAGCTGGGCCATCAGCACTCTGGCTGTCGGGATTGTCACTCTTTTGGTTTTTCAGAGGAAGTTTTACCCTTACTTTTGGGATGACTTGATGTATTATGTGAAAGTTCGGCGCGTGGGGAGGGCGATGATGGCGAGGATGAAGCGCGGAGTTGTCACATATCTCCAGTGTTTTGAGCTTCAAGCCAGAAATATCCCGGAGAAAACTTTTATTGTGTTCGAAGAGCAGATTCTCACCTATAGAGACGTGGATGTGCGGAGCAACAGATTCGCTAACGTGTTGAAATCTCACTGTGGTCTAAAACATGGTGATATTGTGGCTCTTCTGATGAATAATGAGGCGGATTTCATCTGCGTTTGGTTCGGACTCTGTAAGCTGGGATGTGAGGTCGCGTTTCTCAACTTTAACATCAAATCTCAGTCTTTGCAGCACTGTTTGCACAGCTGTGGTGCTAAAGCGCTCGTCATTGGCTCAG ACTTGATGAAGTCTCTGGACGAGGTGCTGCTGATGCTGACAGACACTGGGATGGATGTTTGGGTGGCAGCAGAGAGCTCCACACAGAAGAATGTCAGGACGTTGCTGGACAAGCTGGAATCAGCTTCTCCAGAGAAGCCTGTGGTTGATGCCCCTCAGCCAAACCTCATGTCCAACTTCTTGTATATCTTCACATCTGGCACTACAG GACTGCCGAAAGCTGCTCGAATTAGTCACATCAAAGCTGTGATGTGTATGGCCTTCCTCCGTTTGTGTGGTGCTCATGCCAGTGATAAAGTCTATCTGACGCTGCCGCTCTACCACATGTCTGCATCGCTGCTCGGCATTGGCGGCTGCATTGATCTCG GGGCTACATGTGTTTTGAAGAGGAAGTTCTCTGCCAGCCAGTTTTGGAAGGATTGTCTGAAgtatgatattactgtgtttcaGTATATTGGAGAGCTCTGTCGATATTTGGTCAATCAACCAAAG ACTGCAGAGGATGTGGCTCATAATGTTCGCCTCGCCGCAGGAAGTGGTCTTAGAGCTGATGTTTGGAAGGAGTTTGTCAGACGTTTTGGAAAAATCCAAATTCGTGAAGCTTATGGTTTAACGGAGGCCAGTATTGGCTTTGTTAATTACACCGATGAAATTGGACCAATTGGACGAGCAAGTTATTTTAATaag CTCAGTCTGCcttttgaatttttaaaatgtgatccACAAACATATGAACCCATACGGACAGACACAAGACACTGCATTAAAGTGAGTAAAG GGGAAGCTGGGTTACTGGTGGCTCCAGTGATGTTCACCAACCCTTTCCTGGGCTACGCGGGTGATAAAGCCATGTCGGAAAGGAAGCTGCTGAGGGATGTCTTTAAGATGGGAGATGTGTATTTCAACACCGGCGATTTGATGCTTCAGGACCACAGAGACTTCGTCTACTTCAAAGACAGGATTGGAGACACATTCAG GTGGAAAGGAGAAAATGTATCTACCACTGAGGTGTCTGAAGTTTTGGGCTGTCTGGACTTCCTGCTGGATGTCAGTGTGTATGGTGTCACTGTACCAG GATATGAGGGTCGAGCAGGAATGGCTGCTGTTGTGCTGAAGGATGGGCATGGATTGGATGGTGAGAAACTCTATGGTCATCTGCTCCACACTCTTCCTCCGTACGCATGGCCGTGGTTTCTAAGAGTTCAG ACTTCCTTAGACATGACGGATACGTTCAAGCAGCAGAAGGGAAGACTGGTACAACAGGGCTTCAGTCCACATGCAGTCCAGCAGCCGCTTTACTTCCTGGACGCTTCACAGGAAACCTACACTCCCCTCACTGCACAAGTATATGATGACATCGTATCAGGCAAGAAGAGACTTTAG
- the LOC137028970 gene encoding uncharacterized protein — protein sequence MVVQHLAALDLISVTAESLLSALDGLFERMNLPWDNLVSILMDSCAVMRGSKNGLEKKIRDRRAPHLLDIDGDSCHHLHNASKKLCCPFERWVESLLSDLHTDHKWSADMKDGLREICSIFGTHFSRPECYIPHRWLSVLDVSLETLRMWDALVMFYYAFLSNEDKCTYKDIVSAILQKREVKGTGRARIKELWKELGNRSKNFTNEGKMRKVRICKKVLFEDKKTLLELHFYSAVLPMLKHYVLLFQSKDPKVHKLHDEQEKLVREFLSCFIKPEKLINSKGRNLSGPKMKLLDLTSTEAHLAALLLALRPHPSLTN from the exons ATGGTTGTCCAACACCTTGCAGCTTTGGATCTCATATCTGTAACGGCAGAATCTCTCCTCAGTGCACTGGATGGGCTTTTTGAAAGGATGAATCTCCCATGGGATAATCTGGTGTCAATTCTCATGGACTCCTGTGCTGTTATGAGGGGCTCTAAAAATGGCTTGGAAAAGAAGATCAGAGACCGCCGTGCCCCTCATCTCCTTGACATCGATGGTGACTCATGTCACCACCTTCATAATGCCAGCAAGAAATTGTGCTGTCCTTTTGAGCGTTGGGTTGAGTCTTTGCTGTCAGACCTGCACACAGACCACAAATGGTCAGCTGACATGAAAGATGGCCTCAGAGAAATTTGCAGCATATTTGGAACCCATTTCTCGCGGCCAGAGTGCTATATTCCACACCGGTGGCTCTCAGTCTTGGATGTCAGTCTGGAAACACTGCGAATGTGGGATGCACTGGTCATGTTTTACTATGCCTTCCTGAGCAATGAAGATAAGTGTACATACAAGGACATTGTCAGTGCTATTCTACAGAAGCGTGAAGTAAAGGGAACAGGCAGGGCCCGGATCAAGGAGTTGTGGAAGGAGTTGGGGAACAGGTCCAAGAACTTCACAAACGAGGGGAAGATGAGGAAGGTCAGGATTTGCAAGAAG GTGCTATTTGAGGACAAGAAAACCCTCCTTGAGCTCCACTTCTATTCAGCAGTCCTTCCCATGCTGAAACATTACGTCCTGCTTTTTCAGTCCAAGGACCCAAAGGTTCATAAACTCCATGATGAGCAGGAGAAACTTGTCAGGGAGTTTTTATCTTGCTTCATCAAGCCAGAAAAATTAATTAACAGCAAAGGAAGGAATCTGTCTGGGCCAAAGATGAAGTTGCTTGACCTGACATCGACAGAGGCCCATCTCGCAGCACTTTTGTTGGCTCTGAGGCCTCATCCCTCCTTGACCAACTAG
- the LOC137028968 gene encoding long-chain fatty acid transport protein 6 isoform X2: MMSWAISTLAVGIVTLLVFQRKFYPYFWDDLMYYVKVRRVGRAMMARMKRGVVTYLQCFELQARNIPEKTFIVFEEQILTYRDVDVRSNRFANVLKSHCGLKHGDIVALLMNNEADFICVWFGLCKLGCEVAFLNFNIKSQSLQHCLHSCGAKALVIGSDLMKSLDEVLLMLTDTGMDVWVAAESSTQKNVRTLLDKLESASPEKPVVDAPQPNLMSNFLYIFTSGTTGLPKAARISHIKAVMCMAFLRLCGAHASDKVYLTLPLYHMSASLLGIGGCIDLGATCVLKRKFSASQFWKDCLKYDITVFQYIGELCRYLVNQPKTAEDVAHNVRLAAGSGLRADVWKEFVRRFGKIQIREAYGLTEASIGFVNYTDEIGPIGRASYFNKLSLPFEFLKCDPQTYEPIRTDTRHCIKVSKGEAGLLVAPVMFTNPFLGYAGDKAMSERKLLRDVFKMGDVYFNTGDLMLQDHRDFVYFKDRIGDTFRDLADGLAKTNLVGLLKNLPKSTTFMQ, translated from the exons ATGATGAGCTGGGCCATCAGCACTCTGGCTGTCGGGATTGTCACTCTTTTGGTTTTTCAGAGGAAGTTTTACCCTTACTTTTGGGATGACTTGATGTATTATGTGAAAGTTCGGCGCGTGGGGAGGGCGATGATGGCGAGGATGAAGCGCGGAGTTGTCACATATCTCCAGTGTTTTGAGCTTCAAGCCAGAAATATCCCGGAGAAAACTTTTATTGTGTTCGAAGAGCAGATTCTCACCTATAGAGACGTGGATGTGCGGAGCAACAGATTCGCTAACGTGTTGAAATCTCACTGTGGTCTAAAACATGGTGATATTGTGGCTCTTCTGATGAATAATGAGGCGGATTTCATCTGCGTTTGGTTCGGACTCTGTAAGCTGGGATGTGAGGTCGCGTTTCTCAACTTTAACATCAAATCTCAGTCTTTGCAGCACTGTTTGCACAGCTGTGGTGCTAAAGCGCTCGTCATTGGCTCAG ACTTGATGAAGTCTCTGGACGAGGTGCTGCTGATGCTGACAGACACTGGGATGGATGTTTGGGTGGCAGCAGAGAGCTCCACACAGAAGAATGTCAGGACGTTGCTGGACAAGCTGGAATCAGCTTCTCCAGAGAAGCCTGTGGTTGATGCCCCTCAGCCAAACCTCATGTCCAACTTCTTGTATATCTTCACATCTGGCACTACAG GACTGCCGAAAGCTGCTCGAATTAGTCACATCAAAGCTGTGATGTGTATGGCCTTCCTCCGTTTGTGTGGTGCTCATGCCAGTGATAAAGTCTATCTGACGCTGCCGCTCTACCACATGTCTGCATCGCTGCTCGGCATTGGCGGCTGCATTGATCTCG GGGCTACATGTGTTTTGAAGAGGAAGTTCTCTGCCAGCCAGTTTTGGAAGGATTGTCTGAAgtatgatattactgtgtttcaGTATATTGGAGAGCTCTGTCGATATTTGGTCAATCAACCAAAG ACTGCAGAGGATGTGGCTCATAATGTTCGCCTCGCCGCAGGAAGTGGTCTTAGAGCTGATGTTTGGAAGGAGTTTGTCAGACGTTTTGGAAAAATCCAAATTCGTGAAGCTTATGGTTTAACGGAGGCCAGTATTGGCTTTGTTAATTACACCGATGAAATTGGACCAATTGGACGAGCAAGTTATTTTAATaag CTCAGTCTGCcttttgaatttttaaaatgtgatccACAAACATATGAACCCATACGGACAGACACAAGACACTGCATTAAAGTGAGTAAAG GGGAAGCTGGGTTACTGGTGGCTCCAGTGATGTTCACCAACCCTTTCCTGGGCTACGCGGGTGATAAAGCCATGTCGGAAAGGAAGCTGCTGAGGGATGTCTTTAAGATGGGAGATGTGTATTTCAACACCGGCGATTTGATGCTTCAGGACCACAGAGACTTCGTCTACTTCAAAGACAGGATTGGAGACACATTCAG GGATCTGGCAGATGGTCTGGCCAAGACTAACTTGGTGGGACTTCTGAAGAATCTGCCCAAAAGCACAACCTTCATGCAATAA